A genomic segment from Pseudosulfitobacter sp. DSM 107133 encodes:
- the ychF gene encoding redox-regulated ATPase YchF encodes MGFKMGIVGLPNVGKSTLFNALTRTAAAQAANFPFCTIEPNVGEVAVPDARLDKLAEIAQSKSIIPTRMTFVDIAGLVKGASKGEGLGNQFLANIREVDAIAHVLRCFEDGDVTHVEGRVDPVADAETIETELMLADIESIEKRLQNIVRKVRGGDKEAVQQERLMRAALAVLEEGKPARVVDVDDDDLRAWKMLQLLTTKPVLYVCNVGEAEAAEGNALSARVGEMAAAQGNMHVIISAQIEEEISQLEPEEAQMFLDEMGLSEAGLDRLIRAGYELLHLETYFTVGPKEARAWTIRQGTSAPKAAGVIHGDFEKGFIRAETIAFDDFVALGGEQPAKEAGKMRAEGKSYVVKDGDVLHFLFNT; translated from the coding sequence ATGGGTTTCAAGATGGGTATCGTCGGGCTGCCGAACGTGGGCAAATCGACCCTGTTCAACGCGCTGACACGCACCGCCGCCGCACAGGCCGCAAATTTTCCGTTTTGCACGATCGAGCCGAACGTCGGTGAAGTGGCCGTGCCCGATGCGCGTCTGGACAAGCTGGCCGAAATTGCACAGTCGAAATCCATCATCCCCACGCGCATGACATTTGTCGACATCGCCGGCCTGGTCAAAGGTGCGTCCAAGGGCGAAGGGCTGGGCAACCAGTTTCTGGCCAACATCCGCGAGGTTGATGCCATCGCCCATGTGCTGCGTTGTTTCGAGGATGGCGATGTCACCCACGTCGAGGGCCGCGTAGACCCGGTGGCCGACGCCGAAACCATCGAAACCGAATTGATGCTGGCCGACATCGAAAGCATCGAAAAACGCCTGCAAAACATCGTGCGCAAGGTGCGCGGCGGCGACAAGGAAGCGGTGCAACAGGAACGCCTGATGCGCGCGGCACTGGCCGTGCTGGAAGAGGGCAAACCCGCCCGCGTCGTGGATGTGGACGACGACGACCTGCGCGCCTGGAAAATGCTGCAACTGCTAACCACCAAGCCGGTTCTGTATGTCTGCAACGTCGGTGAAGCGGAAGCTGCCGAAGGCAACGCCCTGTCCGCCCGCGTAGGCGAAATGGCTGCCGCCCAGGGCAACATGCACGTCATCATCTCGGCCCAGATCGAGGAAGAGATCAGCCAGCTTGAGCCGGAAGAGGCACAGATGTTCCTGGACGAAATGGGCCTGAGCGAAGCGGGCCTCGACCGTCTGATCCGCGCAGGCTACGAACTGCTGCACCTCGAAACCTATTTCACCGTCGGCCCGAAAGAGGCCCGCGCCTGGACCATCCGCCAGGGCACGTCCGCGCCCAAGGCCGCAGGGGTGATTCACGGAGACTTTGAAAAAGGTTTCATCCGCGCCGAAACCATCGCCTTTGACGATTTTGTTGCACTTGGCGGCGAACAGCCCGCGAAAGAGGCAGGCAAGATGCGCGCCGAGGGCAAGTCCTATGTGGTCAAGGACGGCGACGTGCTGCACTTTCTTTTCAACACCTAG
- the trpA gene encoding tryptophan synthase subunit alpha, whose product MTRIDAKFAELKAAGMKAFVSYVMAGDPDFDTSLEIVKGLPDAGVDIIELGLPFTDPMADGPTIQLAGQRSLEGGMTLQRTLDLARAFRETDDTTPIVLMGYYNPIYSRGVDKFLVDAKEAGIDGLIVVDLPPEEDSELCIPAQAAGLNFIRLATPTTDDKRLPRVLQNTSGFVYYVSITGITGAAEAEATDVGPEVARIKSQTDLPIIVGFGINTPEKSRAIASVADGAVVGSAIVSRIAAGDSVADILAFVKSLADGAHSA is encoded by the coding sequence ATGACCCGCATCGACGCAAAATTCGCTGAGCTTAAAGCCGCCGGTATGAAAGCATTCGTTTCCTATGTGATGGCGGGCGACCCCGACTTCGACACCTCGCTTGAGATCGTCAAGGGATTGCCTGACGCGGGCGTGGACATCATCGAGCTGGGCCTGCCCTTTACCGATCCGATGGCCGACGGCCCCACGATCCAGCTGGCAGGCCAGCGCAGCCTTGAGGGTGGCATGACCCTGCAACGCACCTTGGATCTGGCGCGCGCGTTCCGCGAAACCGATGACACCACGCCGATCGTGCTGATGGGCTATTACAACCCGATCTATTCGCGCGGCGTGGACAAGTTTTTGGTGGACGCCAAAGAAGCAGGCATTGACGGCCTGATCGTGGTCGACCTGCCCCCCGAAGAAGACAGCGAGCTGTGCATTCCGGCGCAGGCGGCGGGGCTGAACTTTATTCGCCTGGCGACACCGACCACCGACGACAAACGCCTGCCGCGCGTTCTGCAAAACACGTCGGGCTTTGTCTATTATGTCTCGATCACCGGCATCACCGGCGCGGCCGAGGCCGAAGCAACCGACGTCGGCCCCGAGGTTGCGCGGATCAAATCGCAGACCGATCTGCCGATTATCGTGGGCTTTGGCATCAACACCCCCGAAAAAAGCCGCGCGATTGCATCCGTGGCGGACGGGGCGGTTGTGGGGTCGGCCATCGTGTCACGGATTGCGGCGGGCGACAGTGTGGCCGACATTCTGGCGTTTGTGAAATCGCTGGCCGACGGCGCGCACAGCGCCTGA